DNA sequence from the Rhizoctonia solani chromosome 14, complete sequence genome:
GGAGGTTACATTGGTTGGATTGATAAATTTGAGCAGAGAATGGTCCATTCTACCATCAAAAACTCGTCTCTGAGTGATCTAGCGGACCGTTTAATGGCTCAACTCGAAGTGAGCTACCGCTTTTAGTTATTGACTAAGAAGCTAACTCGCACCTTTTACAAGTTGACGTATCTCGGTTTCATAGCTGCAGGCAGTACTTTGGGGTATCAGTTACTTCAGAAAGCACTACCTGGGTTCCTTCGTTTGGTAGCAGCCGACCCAAACCTTGTTGCGGAGCAACCCGATGGTGGCCTACTAGTCTCTTTCCCGCGTGCGTTTGGTACTTCCCTACAAGAAATCAAGCGGTTTATTATTTACGACATGGCCACGGGATTTTTACTAGGAGTTCCACCTCTACTGGAGTATGATTACTATGGCAAGTGCGACCCTGTATCTCATGGATCCGAGTGGATACATGGCGTCCCTGTCCCACTTGTTGAGATTATATCACAAATTAACTCGTGGAGGGCCGGATTCAAAGTGCCTTTAGATGATTGGCAAATCCTAGAAAGTCGTGTTATGGTTTGGGAGGTACAACCACTCCCAATAGAGGACGGTGATTCCAGGATGAACGTAGCAAGACTAGCAATACAAGAAGGCTGGAGGCATGTGGTACTAATTTACATCTATATGGTACGCAGGCTATTCTTTCTTACCTTAGAATGGGGCCGAACGTACCTGCC
Encoded proteins:
- a CDS encoding Fungal specific transcription factor domain; the protein is MVHSTIKNSSLSDLADRLMAQLELTYLGFIAAGSTLGYQLLQKALPGFLRLVAADPNLVAEQPDGGLLVSFPRAFGTSLQEIKRFIIYDMATGFLLGVPPLLEYDYYGKCDPVSHGSEWIHGVPVPLVEIISQINSWRAGFKVPLDDWQILESRVMVWEVQPLPIEDGDSRMNVARLAIQEGWRHVVLIYIYMGICGVSSHDSRVQASIAQIIQLEGIVAGLPISIHMLMHYVVAGMGARYEQQRSIIRQKLVSFKGKGAWLFQGPEFTQILDHLWHGAGAGGAPVMWDDYVQSRCTVIHI